Proteins from a single region of Salvelinus fontinalis isolate EN_2023a unplaced genomic scaffold, ASM2944872v1 scaffold_0397, whole genome shotgun sequence:
- the myef2 gene encoding myelin expression factor 2, with protein MADIVQDIIEPIEAETEGTSQDGTNGLKIEPEEDEVLGEDAPAEEEDLGLGDDEVLGDEVLGDDDTPLDGDPIDDTPIDDAETLADDPTDAPETVPTQNTKSELKEKVSGGGRKGNRFHPYKEKQVTGDKKGGGGGHRNRVFISNIPYDTKWQAIKDLMREKVGEVTYVELFKDAEGKSRGCGVVEFKDEEFVKKAIEVMNKYDLNGRPLNIMADPDGERARRVLQRTGGMYPGGGGRGQEGGPGGVGVPPSIANNPNVPHEVISSLRVGRLGTTVFVANLDFKVGWKKLKEVFGMAGTVKRADVKEDKDGKSRGMGTVTFEQALEAVQAISMFNGQMLFDRQMHVKMDDKSMPADDFHPVEKAPQLPRGLGGIGMGLGPGGQPINANRLSGGGGMGNMGPAGMEGGPGYGGMSRLGGFGGMDSMGGFGARDMGRMGDMSYRSGGMGGGMDRDFGRSDMSMSRGFGDSFGGMGGGYGGDMSSFGMGPIGGGLGGLGNRSMERMGSGYDRMGGGMAMSQGFGGYGGGAMSDRAKGGCQIFVRNLSYDLTWQKLKEKFSVCGQVMFAEIKMEGGKSKGCGTVRFDSPESANQACRMMNGTKISGREVDVRIDRNA; from the exons ATGGCAGATATTGTCCAGGATATTATTGAACCCATCGAGGCTGAGACAGAGGGAACATCTCAGGATGGCACGAATGGCCTGAAAAT AGAGCCAGAAGAAGATGAGGTTCTTGGTGAAGATGCCCCTGCAGAAGAAGAGGACCTAGGCCTGGGTGATGATGAGGTCCTTGGAGATGAGGTCCTTGGTGATGATGATACCCCTCTAGATGGCGACCCTATTGATGACACCCCTATCGATGATGCCGAAACCCTTGCAGATGATCCTACTGATGCCCCTGAAACCGTCCCAACCCAAAATACCAAGTCTGAGCTCAAAGAAAAGGTGTCCGGAGGAGGTCGCAAAGGGAACCGCTTCCACCCCTACAAAGAGAAGCAGGTCACCGGGGACAAGAAGGGCGGAGGAGGGGGTCACAGGAACCGTGTGTTCATTAGCAATATCCCCTATGACACGAAGTGGCAGGCTATTAAAGATCTGATGAGAGAGAAAG TTGGTGAGGTTACATACGTGGAGCTCTTTAAGGATGCTGAAGGAAAGTCAAGG GGATGTGG TGTTGTGGAGTTCAAAGATGAGGAGTTTGTGAAGAAGGCCATAGAAGTCATGAACAAATATGATCTGAATGGAAGACCCCTCAATATCATGGCG GATCCTGATGGGGAGCGTGCTCGGCGCGTGCTGCAGCGTACAGGGGGGATGTACCctggagggggaggcagggggcaGGAGGGGGGACCGGGCGGTGTAGGTGTACCCCCTTCCATCGCTAACAACCCCAACGTCCCCCATGAGGTCATCAGCTCCCTACGGGTCGGACGCCTAGGGACCACTGTGTTCGTAGCCAAC CTGGACTTCAAGGTGGGCTGGAAGAAGCTGAAGGAGGTGTTTGGTATGGCAGGAACAGTGAAGAGGGCTGACGTGAAGGAGGATAAGGATGGGAAGAGCAGAGGGATGGGGACTGTTACCTTTGAACAGGCCCTGGAAGCTGTACAGGCTATCT CCATGTTCAACGGCCAAATGCTGTTTGACAGACAGATGCATGTTAAGATG GATGACAAGTCTATGCCAGCTGATGATTTCCACCCGGTGGAGAAAGCTCCTCAGTTACCAC GGGGTCTGGGAGGGATTGGGATGGGCCTGGGACCAGGAGGACAACCTATCAATGCCAACCGGCTGAGTGGTGGAGGGGGAATGGGCAACATGGGCCCTGCAG GTATGGAGGGAGGACCTGGGTATGGAGGGATGAGCAGACTAGGAG GGTTCGGTGGCATGGACAGTATGGGGGGATTCGGAGCCAGAGACATGGGACGGATGGGAG ACATGTCCTACCGGTCAGGGGGTATGGgaggagggatggacagagactTTGGTCGCAGTGACATGTCCATGAGCAGAGGCTTCGGAGACTCCTTTGGAGGAATGG GAGGAGGTTATGGAGGAGACATGAGCAGTTTTGGCATGGGGCCCATTGGGGGAGGATTAG GTGGTTTGGGCAACCGGTCCATGGAGCGGATGGGCTCTGGCTATGACCGTATGGGGGGGGGCATGGCCATGAGCCAAGGTTTCGGGGGCTACGGAGGAGGAGCCATGTCTGACAGAGCCAAGGGTGGATGTCAGATCTTTGTCAGAAAT CTATCCTATGACCTGACCTGGCAGAAACTGAAGGAGAAGTTCAGTGTCTGTG GCCAGGTGATGTTTGCAGAGATTAAGATGGAGGGAGGAAAGTCTAAGGGCTGTGGTACGGTCAGGTTTGACTCCCCAGAGAGCGCTAACCAGGCCTGCAGGATGATGAACGGAACCAAGATCAGCGGTCGCGAGGTTGACGTCCGCATCGACCGCAACGCCTAG
- the LOC129845890 gene encoding sericin-1-like: MREFGLVPIPRHTSASSSGSHAPAGLSSSHASDGSSGSHASAALPGCHASAGSSGSHASAGSLGCHASAGSSGCHDSAGSSGSHASAALPGCHASAGSSGSCAPAGLSSAYVSSGPSGSPRYCHVCSLSGEM; the protein is encoded by the exons ATGCGAGAATTTGGCCTG GttcccatcccacgtcacacCTCAGCCAGTTCATCGGGCTCCCATGCCCCAGCCGGCTTGTCAAGCTCCCACGCCTCAGACGGATcatcgggctcccacgcctcagccgccTTGCCGGGCTGCCATGCCTctgccggctcgtcgggctcccacgcctcagccggctcgttggGCTGCCACGCCTCTGCCGGCTCGTCAGGCTGCCACGACTCTGCCGGatcgtcgggctcccacgcctcagccgccTTGCCGGGCTGCCACGCCTctgccggctcgtcgggctcctgCGCACCTGCCGGCTTGTCCAGCGCCTATGTCTCGTCCGGCCCGTCAGGCTCGCCCAGGTACTGTCATGTCTGCTCCCTCTCTGGCgagatgtag
- the LOC129845895 gene encoding sodium/potassium/calcium exchanger 5-like, which translates to MGLTLLAAGTSIPDTVASVMVAREGKADMAMSNIVGSNVFDMLCLGLPWFIKTVFVDTVNPVEVNSTGLVFISATLLLSIVFLFVAVHINGWKLDWKLGIVSLFCYVVFATLAILYELGIIGNNPVRLCGD; encoded by the exons ATGGGCCTGACTCTGTTAGCTGCAGGGACCAGTATACCAGACACAGTGGCTAGTGTCATGGTCGCCAGAGAAg GTAAAGCCGACATGGCCATGTCCAACATCGTGGGTTCTAATGTGTTTGACATGCTGTGTCTGGGTCTTCCCTGGTTCATTAAGACAGTGTTTGTGGACACGGTCAACCCTGTGGAGGTCAACAGCACCGGTCTGGTTTTCATCTccgccaccctcctcctctccatcgtCTTTCTCTTTGTGGCAGTCCATATAAACGGCTGGAAGCTGGACTGGAAGCTGGGGATCGTCTCTCTGTTCTGCTATGTTGTTTTTGCCACTCTGGCCATCCTCTACGAACTGGGCATCATAGGGAACAACCCTGTCAGACTGTGCGGCGACTGA